The region ATTTGGCACTTGGTGCGAAGGAATTTGGCAAACCTTTTTTTCTCGCAGGCGGGTTAACGCCGGAAAATGTGGCCCAAGCAATAGAAAAAGTTCATCCGTTTGCTGTTGATGTAGCGTCTGGAGTTGAACGATTGCCAAGCAGAAAGGATTTTGAAAAAATGAAGCTTTTTGTTAAAGCTGTAAGGAGCCTAAAGTGAACACTAAAGCAATAATTCTAAGTGCGAAAAATGTTATTAAAATAGAGTCAGACGCATTAAAGCAGCAAATTAAACATATAGATAATGAGTTTGTAAAAGCTGTTAGCTTAATTTTTGGTGTATCCGGAAAACTTGTTGTTATGGGTGTTGGAAAATCTGGGCTTATTGCAAAAAAAATTGTGGCAACAATGTCTTCCCTTGGCACTCCGTCGGTTTTTTTACATCCGGCTGAGTGTTTGCATGGCGATATAGGCACGCTTAGCTCTCAAGACGCGGTGCTAATGCTTTCATATACGGGGGAAAGCGATGAGATAAAAAAAGTTTTACCTATAATTAAAAGTTTTGGCATAAAAATAGTTGCTATGACCGGTAAGCCAAAAGCGCAGGTGTGGAAAAGTGCCGATATTATAATAAACTCCTGCGTAAAAAAAGAGGCCTGTCATTTAAACATTGCTCCAACATCATCTACAACAGCAATGCTTGCATTAGGCGATGCCATTGCCATTTGTGTTTCTAAGTTGAAGGGCTTCAAAGTTGAAAACATGGCAAAGTTTC is a window of Endomicrobiales bacterium DNA encoding:
- a CDS encoding KpsF/GutQ family sugar-phosphate isomerase; its protein translation is MNTKAIILSAKNVIKIESDALKQQIKHIDNEFVKAVSLIFGVSGKLVVMGVGKSGLIAKKIVATMSSLGTPSVFLHPAECLHGDIGTLSSQDAVLMLSYTGESDEIKKVLPIIKSFGIKIVAMTGKPKAQVWKSADIIINSCVKKEACHLNIAPTSSTTAMLALGDAIAICVSKLKGFKVENMAKFHPLGGIGKKLTLKVADLMHKGANNPLVKAQSTVEDALFVMTKTRVGAANIVDAKGKLAGFFTDGDLRRNLQKDQQLLSKKISLFMTKKPLTISPQMLAVDAARILKAHKFDNIPVVDKNGKPVGILDERDLLSEGIV